One window of Robiginitalea biformata HTCC2501 genomic DNA carries:
- a CDS encoding DUF58 domain-containing protein, with amino-acid sequence MSRFGKRGKTEKQGGPDRLRPRGRQKYNDLLRPEVVNTVAGLSLIARIAVEGYTSGLNRSLSIGHGLEFSQYRGYEPGDDLRLLDWKMLARSGRYYIKQSEIESLVGVKFIVDASASMLHREDRLSKLEYARLLVAALAYLAWKQGDAVGLFALNESDVVSLFSGTDKKHYNRLLLELLKVDGSGKWPDPSRASRMIPDRGSRELVFFLTDMYEREAELSGFLREIKSPRNEVVVLHIAGRSELEFDYGKQVTFEDLETGAKVKVDARKARSAYLEQMEDRLDAIRQQLLSQGIFYHLFRMDEPLGEALQYYLKQRNRMN; translated from the coding sequence ATGAGCAGGTTTGGCAAACGCGGCAAGACGGAAAAACAGGGCGGGCCGGACAGGCTTCGCCCCCGGGGACGGCAAAAATACAACGACCTGTTGCGCCCGGAAGTGGTCAACACCGTCGCGGGCCTTTCCCTCATTGCCCGGATTGCCGTAGAGGGCTATACCTCCGGGCTGAACAGGAGCCTGAGCATTGGTCACGGGCTGGAATTCAGCCAGTACCGCGGCTACGAACCCGGAGACGACCTCCGCCTGCTCGATTGGAAAATGCTGGCCCGGTCCGGCCGGTATTATATCAAGCAATCCGAGATCGAAAGCCTGGTCGGCGTCAAATTTATTGTAGACGCGAGCGCTTCCATGCTGCACCGGGAAGATCGGTTGTCCAAGCTGGAGTACGCCCGCCTGCTGGTGGCTGCCCTGGCGTACCTGGCCTGGAAGCAAGGGGATGCCGTGGGGCTTTTCGCCCTAAACGAATCGGATGTTGTGAGCCTGTTTTCAGGGACCGACAAAAAACACTATAATCGATTGCTTCTGGAATTGCTGAAAGTGGACGGGTCCGGGAAATGGCCCGACCCTTCCCGGGCTTCGCGGATGATCCCGGACAGGGGGTCCCGGGAGCTCGTGTTTTTCCTGACGGATATGTATGAACGGGAAGCGGAACTGTCCGGGTTCCTCCGGGAAATCAAATCGCCCAGGAACGAGGTGGTGGTTTTGCACATCGCCGGCCGTTCGGAGCTCGAATTCGACTATGGGAAGCAGGTGACCTTTGAGGATCTCGAAACGGGTGCCAAGGTAAAAGTGGACGCCCGGAAGGCCCGCAGTGCCTACCTTGAACAGATGGAGGATCGTTTGGATGCCATCCGCCAGCAACTCTTGTCCCAGGGCATCTTTTACCACTTGTTCCGTATGGACGAACCGTTGGGCGAAGCCCTGCAGTACTACCTGAAGCAACGCAACCGGATGAATTAA
- a CDS encoding AAA family ATPase, producing MDTELQRVADEVEGLTGKLGELKAEIGKVIIGQEEIVSQLLITFLSGGHALLEGVPGLAKTLMIRTLADAIDLSFKRIQFTPDLMPSDILGTEILEEDHSTGRKFFKFNKGPIFSNIILADEINRTPPKTQAALLEAMQEFEVTYGDKTYQLDRPFFILATQNPIEQSGTFELPEAQQDRFLLYIKIGYPTDAEETHILKATTGNRKPRVDKVLTGAEILRLQQLVREVSISDALIAYVSEMVRATRPATSPLEYVREWVDWGAGPRAGQAMILTAKAHALLAGRLAVTPEDIRSVIFPVLRHRVLVNFRAEAEGITSDRVTQQILDSVSVKDS from the coding sequence ATGGATACAGAATTGCAACGGGTTGCCGATGAGGTGGAAGGACTGACCGGCAAGCTCGGGGAGCTGAAGGCGGAGATCGGCAAGGTGATTATCGGCCAGGAGGAGATTGTCTCCCAGCTGCTCATCACTTTCCTCTCGGGGGGACACGCGCTGCTCGAGGGGGTACCCGGACTGGCCAAGACCCTGATGATCCGCACCCTGGCGGATGCGATCGACCTGTCTTTTAAACGGATCCAGTTTACCCCGGACCTGATGCCCTCGGATATCCTGGGTACGGAAATCCTGGAAGAGGATCACAGTACGGGGCGGAAGTTCTTTAAGTTCAACAAGGGGCCGATTTTTTCCAATATCATCCTAGCCGATGAGATCAACCGGACCCCGCCCAAAACCCAGGCAGCCCTGTTGGAGGCCATGCAGGAATTCGAGGTGACTTACGGCGACAAGACCTACCAACTGGACCGCCCCTTCTTTATCCTGGCCACGCAGAACCCGATTGAGCAATCCGGGACCTTTGAATTGCCCGAGGCACAGCAGGACCGGTTCCTGCTCTATATTAAGATCGGGTATCCCACGGATGCCGAGGAAACCCATATTTTAAAGGCCACCACCGGAAACCGGAAGCCCCGGGTGGACAAGGTGCTCACCGGTGCCGAAATCCTGCGGCTACAGCAGCTGGTCCGGGAAGTGTCCATCAGCGATGCCCTGATAGCCTATGTCAGCGAAATGGTCCGGGCCACCCGGCCGGCCACCAGCCCGCTGGAGTACGTCCGGGAATGGGTGGATTGGGGTGCCGGCCCGCGGGCGGGCCAGGCCATGATCCTTACGGCAAAGGCCCATGCCCTGCTGGCCGGAAGGCTTGCAGTGACCCCGGAAGATATCCGGTCGGTGATTTTCCCGGTCCTCCGGCACCGGGTACTTGTCAATTTCCGCGCAGAGGCCGAGGGCATCACTTCGGACAGGGTCACGCAACAAATTCTGGATTCAGTGAGCGTTAAGGATTCGTAG
- a CDS encoding RpiB/LacA/LacB family sugar-phosphate isomerase — MKQTIDFFKRQMIYIASDHAGFELKNALCRHLAASGRDVEDLGPYAYDPEDDYPDFILPAAEAVAANPGSLGVVLGGSGQGEALAANKVEGVRAALYYGGPRDIVSLSRTHNQANILSLGARFLDEEEAIAVLELWLETPYGREERHVRRINKVRAYEQKRAGGPAENS; from the coding sequence TTGAAACAAACCATTGATTTTTTCAAACGACAGATGATTTACATAGCATCCGACCATGCGGGATTTGAACTGAAGAATGCCCTGTGCCGCCACCTGGCTGCCTCGGGACGGGATGTGGAAGACCTGGGCCCGTATGCATACGACCCGGAGGACGATTATCCGGATTTCATCCTGCCGGCGGCGGAAGCCGTGGCGGCAAATCCCGGGAGCCTCGGGGTGGTTCTCGGCGGTTCCGGACAGGGCGAGGCATTGGCAGCCAACAAAGTAGAGGGCGTTCGGGCTGCCCTGTATTACGGCGGACCCAGGGATATTGTCTCCCTCTCCCGGACCCATAACCAGGCTAATATTCTCAGCCTGGGCGCCCGGTTCCTGGACGAGGAGGAGGCCATCGCCGTACTGGAACTCTGGTTGGAGACCCCTTACGGCAGGGAGGAACGACATGTTCGAAGAATTAATAAGGTCCGCGCATACGAACAAAAACGGGCAGGAGGGCCGGCCGAAAATTCATGA
- a CDS encoding DUF4175 family protein codes for MSEAGKTYLLNFATRWQRMLYARSLLYGLGAGLCAGLLARSLWAGAFAFLAIALVSLLASRPWTRNMDRVCAYIDSHVADAGFSSGLLLQPDAELPGLSRLQKHRVAARLQASRERPSPPVGFRGAILWGVFALGIGLLGHQMGLLRGWTGFPDPGDSATQGIRFAPADSVAAETSAPVLTRQRITVNFPAYTGQAPRVSEDPNIRAVAGSRIRWELYFEGPIHRVRLERMGEEYPLRQQGGLFRLELPLEESGFYSFRFTDSLGRGYVTDLYSLEAVPDRAPEVEIAGVPQYAYFDAPDEKSLRFTGNLTDDFGLQQARIVATVSKGSGESVKFREERLDFDQPVQPGARRLVLTKTIDLDQLGMDPGDELYFYVEASDNKEPQPNVARSETFFAVIRDTTTDRFAVEGSLGVDQMPDYFRSQRQLIIDTEKLIAEKPDIPEREFKFRSNELGFDQKALRLKYGQFMGDEAEMAMAPAPGGQAAGSGEVGDGEAMEETESEGDDPLEAYTHDHDGDNEHHLVDGDSHGDSHGEAPGGGGEEAEDPLHDYLHNHADPEASTLFEESLKVKLRKALNIMWDAELQLRLYKPEASLPYQYEALKLIQEIKNSARVYVHRIGFDPPPIKEDKRLSGDVSEISDYRKRESTTYELPLGDVRRAVGRLEELIGGSPFGEGDGLLFQRAGNQLASRALEEPGRYLDLLRGLQSLEKASGRSMANYRSLHKGLYALLPDPEKVPSGSTRFADPVNERFLKELRAYDD; via the coding sequence ATGAGCGAAGCCGGGAAAACTTATTTGCTCAATTTCGCAACCCGCTGGCAGCGTATGCTTTACGCCAGGAGCCTGCTTTACGGACTGGGTGCCGGACTTTGTGCGGGCCTGCTGGCCCGTTCACTCTGGGCAGGGGCGTTTGCCTTTCTGGCCATCGCACTCGTTTCCCTCCTCGCCAGCCGGCCCTGGACTCGCAACATGGACCGTGTTTGCGCCTATATCGACTCCCATGTGGCGGATGCCGGTTTCAGCAGTGGCCTGTTGCTGCAACCCGATGCGGAACTCCCCGGGTTGTCCCGGTTGCAAAAACACCGGGTTGCCGCCCGCCTCCAGGCCTCCCGGGAGCGTCCGTCCCCGCCGGTGGGCTTCCGAGGGGCGATCCTCTGGGGGGTATTCGCACTGGGTATCGGGCTGCTGGGGCACCAGATGGGTTTACTCCGCGGGTGGACGGGTTTTCCGGACCCCGGGGATTCCGCCACACAGGGCATCCGGTTTGCCCCTGCCGATTCCGTGGCTGCGGAGACGTCGGCGCCCGTCCTGACCCGGCAGCGTATCACAGTAAATTTCCCGGCCTATACCGGCCAGGCCCCCCGGGTTTCGGAAGATCCGAATATCCGGGCAGTAGCGGGGTCCCGCATCCGATGGGAGCTATATTTTGAAGGGCCCATCCACCGGGTCCGGCTCGAGCGGATGGGGGAGGAATACCCGTTGCGCCAACAAGGCGGGTTGTTCCGGCTGGAACTCCCCCTGGAAGAATCCGGTTTCTACAGTTTCCGGTTTACCGACTCCCTGGGCCGCGGGTACGTGACGGACCTGTATTCCCTGGAGGCCGTCCCGGACCGGGCGCCCGAGGTGGAGATCGCCGGGGTGCCCCAGTATGCGTATTTCGATGCCCCCGATGAAAAATCCCTCCGTTTTACAGGGAACCTGACCGACGATTTCGGGTTGCAGCAGGCCCGTATTGTGGCCACTGTGAGCAAGGGTTCCGGCGAATCCGTAAAGTTCCGGGAGGAGCGGCTGGATTTTGACCAACCGGTCCAGCCGGGGGCCCGGCGGCTCGTGTTGACAAAAACCATCGACCTGGACCAACTCGGCATGGACCCCGGGGATGAACTTTACTTTTATGTAGAGGCATCCGACAACAAGGAGCCCCAGCCCAATGTAGCCCGGAGCGAGACCTTCTTTGCCGTTATCCGGGATACGACAACCGACCGATTTGCGGTAGAAGGCAGCCTGGGGGTGGACCAGATGCCGGATTACTTCCGGTCCCAGCGGCAGTTGATTATCGACACGGAGAAGCTGATAGCCGAGAAACCGGATATCCCGGAGCGGGAATTTAAATTCCGGAGCAATGAACTGGGTTTTGACCAGAAAGCCCTTCGCCTGAAATACGGCCAGTTTATGGGGGATGAAGCGGAGATGGCTATGGCGCCTGCCCCCGGGGGCCAGGCTGCCGGGAGCGGGGAGGTCGGTGACGGGGAAGCTATGGAAGAGACGGAATCGGAAGGGGATGACCCCCTGGAGGCCTATACCCATGACCACGACGGGGACAACGAACACCACCTGGTAGACGGGGACTCGCATGGGGATTCCCATGGAGAAGCACCCGGGGGGGGCGGGGAGGAGGCGGAAGATCCCCTCCACGATTACCTGCATAATCACGCGGATCCGGAAGCCTCCACCTTGTTTGAGGAATCCCTGAAGGTCAAACTCCGGAAGGCCCTGAACATTATGTGGGACGCGGAGCTGCAGCTGCGGCTCTACAAACCCGAAGCATCCCTGCCCTACCAGTACGAAGCCCTGAAACTCATCCAGGAGATCAAAAACAGCGCCCGCGTCTACGTACACCGCATCGGTTTTGACCCGCCCCCGATTAAGGAAGACAAACGATTGTCAGGGGATGTGTCGGAGATATCCGACTATCGCAAACGGGAATCGACGACATATGAACTCCCCCTGGGCGATGTGCGCCGGGCGGTAGGGAGGCTCGAGGAATTGATCGGCGGCAGTCCGTTCGGGGAAGGGGACGGCCTCCTTTTCCAAAGAGCGGGCAACCAACTGGCTTCCAGGGCGCTGGAGGAACCCGGCAGGTACCTGGATTTGCTGCGCGGGTTGCAATCCCTGGAAAAAGCCTCGGGCAGATCCATGGCAAATTACCGCTCGCTGCACAAGGGTTTGTACGCTTTGCTGCCGGACCCCGAAAAGGTCCCTTCCGGCTCCACCCGGTTCGCGGACCCGGTAAATGAACGATTTCTAAAAGAACTCCGGGCCTATGACGATTAA
- a CDS encoding BatA domain-containing protein: MSFTAPIFLWTLLGALIPLGIHLWSKREAKTIKIGSVELLRESDSRQSQSLRLSEKRLLALRMLLIATLAFLLAGPQWESRARNQPLAYVVEPSLLNRGSLNAFLDSAASDHPVYLLRKGLTEWGEPHTVPSGNPPPNYWQLVPELDSLGADSIVVFTAAYVQGLRSRRPESSGPIHWVVLDGEPARDTPVLARKIHEGYSILTAQGDPSYTAFRWREADPEAVRRIAYPGRDSLQLGSGPSKGKLPLFDADTLEVAVYHTDSLESEQLYLRASLTALSGYIGQPIRVQGGVGEPDSIPSRTDLLVWLLPDPAPEGAWKTLAYRDSPMAGQLIEQGDCPSCFTLTSRLTAGNMVSGYFGEQLLSLLDPGKPWGDLPDRYDYRQLEAGELAPRRLPMDQDRERVHRAGAEPWLWALLLLLLVTERLFAKYRSQ; the protein is encoded by the coding sequence ATGAGTTTTACCGCCCCCATCTTCCTGTGGACCCTGCTCGGCGCGTTAATCCCGCTGGGCATCCACCTGTGGAGTAAACGGGAGGCGAAAACCATCAAAATCGGAAGCGTGGAATTATTGCGCGAGAGTGATTCCCGTCAATCCCAGAGCCTGCGACTGAGCGAAAAAAGGCTCCTCGCCCTGCGCATGCTGCTTATAGCGACCCTGGCGTTCCTGCTTGCAGGCCCCCAATGGGAATCCCGCGCCCGGAACCAGCCGCTGGCCTACGTGGTGGAGCCCTCCCTGCTGAACCGCGGCTCCCTGAACGCGTTTCTGGACAGCGCGGCCTCCGATCACCCGGTGTACCTGCTTCGCAAAGGCCTCACCGAATGGGGGGAGCCGCATACGGTTCCTTCCGGAAACCCTCCCCCAAACTACTGGCAGTTGGTCCCGGAGCTGGATTCCCTGGGGGCAGACAGCATCGTGGTATTTACAGCTGCTTATGTTCAGGGCCTCCGATCCAGGCGTCCGGAATCGTCCGGGCCGATCCACTGGGTGGTCCTGGATGGCGAGCCGGCCAGGGATACACCGGTATTGGCGCGTAAAATCCATGAAGGCTACAGCATACTCACCGCGCAGGGGGACCCGTCGTATACTGCCTTCCGTTGGCGGGAGGCCGACCCGGAAGCTGTACGGCGGATTGCGTATCCGGGCAGGGACAGCCTGCAGCTGGGTTCGGGTCCTTCTAAGGGGAAGTTGCCGCTCTTTGACGCCGACACGCTGGAGGTGGCTGTGTACCACACGGACAGCCTGGAATCGGAGCAGCTTTACCTGCGGGCCTCCCTGACAGCCCTTTCGGGATACATCGGGCAACCCATCCGGGTGCAGGGCGGGGTCGGGGAGCCGGATTCCATTCCCTCCCGTACCGACCTGCTGGTATGGCTTCTACCGGACCCTGCACCGGAAGGCGCCTGGAAGACACTCGCCTACCGGGACAGCCCGATGGCCGGCCAATTGATTGAACAGGGAGACTGCCCGTCGTGTTTTACCCTCACCTCCCGGCTGACCGCCGGGAATATGGTTTCCGGTTATTTCGGGGAACAACTCCTCAGCCTCCTGGATCCCGGCAAGCCCTGGGGCGATTTGCCGGACCGATACGATTACCGTCAACTCGAAGCGGGTGAACTGGCGCCCCGCCGGCTCCCCATGGACCAGGACCGGGAGCGGGTGCACCGGGCCGGTGCGGAACCCTGGCTTTGGGCCCTGTTGCTCCTTTTGCTCGTAACCGAACGCCTGTTCGCCAAATACCGGAGTCAATGA
- a CDS encoding sulfatase family protein produces MLKQFSYAVLAATLLLTGCASPEESPQTPPNIIFIMSDDHAYQAISAYDNRLIETPNIDRIARMGMLFTNASVTNSICAPSRATILTGKHSHINGKVDNHFPFDTTNVTFPQLLQKSGYQTAMFGKLHFGNNPKGFDQFAILPGQGAYYNPEFITKDSGRITVPGYTTDIITDMTLDWLDKERDPDAPYLLMYLHKAPHRSWLMAGRHMEEFTARTFPEPETLFDDYATRPAAAEAEMSVRDHMGWSGDNKIFPQTMREMGLDEIGIDTLRFNYSVGRMDSVQRATFEKYYGPVNEAFKEAYPDMTEEEVMKWKYQRYMQDYLGTIRAVDENVGRLLDYLEANDMMENTIIVYTSDQGFYLGEHGWFDKRFVYDESFRTPLLVAWPGKVEPGSVSDEMVQNLDFAQTFLDVAGVEQPSDMQGESLVPVLTGNMEDWDREAVYYHYYEYPAEHMVNRHYAIVTKDYKLIHYYFYQDYWELIDRKKDPKELHNYYDDPEYAEVQARLHSELEAIREKYGDSDSLSRQYIDTFMESAEEDGIWGVNKERLEEILEARR; encoded by the coding sequence ATGCTCAAGCAATTTTCCTATGCAGTTTTGGCAGCAACGCTGCTCCTAACCGGTTGCGCATCTCCTGAAGAATCGCCCCAGACTCCCCCGAATATTATTTTTATCATGTCGGATGACCATGCCTACCAGGCGATATCGGCCTATGACAACCGGTTGATCGAAACGCCGAATATCGACCGGATTGCCCGCATGGGGATGTTGTTCACCAATGCAAGTGTTACCAATTCCATCTGTGCACCATCCCGTGCAACCATCCTTACAGGGAAGCACTCCCACATCAATGGGAAGGTAGACAACCACTTTCCGTTTGATACCACCAACGTCACATTTCCCCAGCTGTTGCAAAAATCGGGCTACCAGACGGCCATGTTCGGAAAATTACATTTCGGCAACAACCCCAAGGGATTTGACCAGTTTGCGATCCTTCCCGGCCAGGGCGCCTATTACAACCCGGAGTTCATCACCAAGGATTCCGGCCGGATTACCGTGCCGGGTTATACCACGGATATCATCACGGATATGACCCTCGACTGGCTCGACAAGGAGCGGGATCCCGATGCGCCCTACCTGCTGATGTACCTGCACAAGGCGCCCCACCGCTCCTGGTTGATGGCCGGGCGCCATATGGAAGAGTTTACCGCCCGGACCTTCCCGGAACCGGAAACCCTCTTTGACGATTATGCCACGCGGCCGGCTGCTGCGGAAGCCGAAATGAGCGTCCGCGACCATATGGGCTGGTCGGGCGACAACAAAATATTCCCGCAGACCATGCGGGAGATGGGACTGGATGAAATCGGGATCGACACCCTGCGGTTCAACTACAGTGTGGGTCGGATGGATTCCGTCCAGCGCGCCACTTTTGAGAAGTACTACGGACCCGTGAACGAGGCATTTAAAGAGGCGTACCCCGACATGACCGAAGAGGAGGTGATGAAGTGGAAGTACCAGCGCTATATGCAGGATTACCTGGGTACCATCCGGGCGGTTGATGAAAACGTCGGCCGGCTCCTGGACTACCTGGAGGCGAACGACATGATGGAGAATACGATCATCGTCTATACTTCCGACCAAGGCTTCTACCTGGGGGAGCACGGGTGGTTCGACAAGCGGTTTGTATATGACGAATCCTTCAGGACGCCGCTCCTGGTGGCCTGGCCCGGGAAGGTGGAGCCCGGGAGCGTCTCGGACGAAATGGTGCAGAACCTGGATTTTGCACAGACCTTCCTGGACGTAGCCGGGGTGGAGCAACCCTCCGACATGCAAGGCGAAAGCCTCGTCCCGGTATTGACCGGGAACATGGAGGACTGGGACCGGGAGGCCGTCTATTACCATTATTACGAATACCCTGCCGAGCACATGGTGAACCGGCATTACGCCATCGTTACCAAGGACTATAAATTGATCCACTATTATTTCTACCAGGATTACTGGGAACTCATCGACCGGAAAAAGGACCCCAAAGAGCTGCACAATTACTATGACGACCCGGAATATGCCGAAGTGCAGGCCCGGTTGCACAGTGAGTTGGAAGCCATCCGGGAAAAGTACGGGGACAGCGATTCCCTGAGCCGGCAGTATATCGACACCTTTATGGAATCGGCAGAAGAAGACGGCATCTGGGGGGTCAATAAGGAGCGCCTGGAAGAGATCCTGGAAGCGCGGAGATAA
- the katG gene encoding catalase/peroxidase HPI, whose protein sequence is MGKDNQAKSKDIHAHTAQDGQAWDVNESSAANCPFLNGELHQAAGGGTTNRDWWPNSLNLNILRQHSELADPMDKDFNYAEAFKSLDLEAVKKDLRELMTDSQDWWPADYGHYGPFFIRMAWHAAGTYRISDGRGGGGTGAQRFAPLNSWPDNANLDKARMLLWPIKQKYGKKLSWADLLILTGNVAHESMGLPMYGFAGGREDIWQPEEDIYWGSETEWLGNKERYNEDGELERTMGAAHMGLIYVNPEGPNGKPDPEAAAHDIRVTFGRMAMNDYETVALIAGGHTFGKTHGAAPDTEYLEAEPAGANIEMQSLGWKNNFGSGMGSDTITSGLEGAWTDTPIQWSHKYLENLFNYEWELTKSPAGAWQFKPKDGAGAGTVPDAHDPEKKNDPFMLVTDLALRMDPDYEKISRHFLENPEEFKEAYQKAWFKLTHRDMGPKSRYLGPEVPEEDLIWQDPIPAADFDLIDQQDIESLKAEILDSGLTVSQLVGAAWASASTFRGSDKRGGANGGRVRLEPQVQWEVNNPVQLGKVLDGLTKIQKAFNDSQSGNKQVSMADLIVLGGCAAVEKAAKDAGHDIRVPFTPGRTDATQEMTDVEAFDHLRPVADGFRNYQQQKFSARTEELLVDKAQLLTLTAPEMTVLVGGMRALNANYNGSKHGVFTERPEVLTNDFFVNLLDMRTTWKAVSEDEEFFEGRDRKSGNVKWTATRADLIFGSNTELRAIAEVYACSDSGEKFVRDFVKAWDKVMNLDRFELA, encoded by the coding sequence ATGGGAAAAGATAACCAAGCCAAGTCAAAGGACATTCATGCGCACACCGCGCAGGACGGCCAAGCCTGGGACGTCAATGAATCCAGCGCCGCGAACTGCCCGTTCCTGAACGGGGAACTGCACCAGGCAGCCGGCGGGGGTACTACGAACCGCGACTGGTGGCCGAATTCGCTGAACCTGAACATCCTCCGCCAGCATTCCGAGCTGGCCGACCCGATGGATAAAGATTTTAATTATGCCGAAGCGTTTAAATCGCTGGACCTGGAGGCCGTGAAAAAAGACCTGCGGGAACTCATGACGGACAGCCAGGATTGGTGGCCGGCAGATTACGGGCACTATGGCCCGTTCTTTATCCGGATGGCGTGGCACGCAGCCGGAACCTACCGTATCTCGGATGGCCGGGGCGGCGGCGGCACCGGCGCCCAGCGCTTCGCTCCGCTGAACAGCTGGCCGGACAATGCCAACCTGGACAAAGCCCGGATGTTGCTGTGGCCGATTAAGCAGAAATACGGCAAGAAACTATCATGGGCCGACCTGTTGATCCTGACGGGGAACGTGGCCCACGAGTCCATGGGCCTCCCGATGTACGGTTTTGCCGGGGGTCGGGAAGACATCTGGCAGCCCGAGGAAGACATCTACTGGGGTTCGGAAACCGAGTGGCTCGGGAATAAGGAGCGCTACAATGAGGATGGCGAACTGGAACGCACCATGGGGGCCGCCCACATGGGGCTGATCTACGTGAATCCGGAAGGCCCCAACGGGAAACCGGATCCGGAGGCCGCTGCCCATGACATCCGCGTCACTTTTGGCCGGATGGCGATGAACGACTACGAAACAGTGGCACTGATTGCCGGCGGGCACACCTTTGGGAAAACGCACGGGGCCGCCCCCGATACCGAGTACCTGGAGGCCGAACCCGCAGGGGCAAACATCGAAATGCAAAGCCTGGGCTGGAAAAACAACTTCGGTTCCGGAATGGGGTCCGACACCATTACCAGCGGCCTGGAAGGCGCCTGGACGGATACCCCCATCCAATGGAGCCACAAATACCTGGAGAACCTCTTTAACTACGAATGGGAGTTGACCAAGAGCCCTGCCGGGGCCTGGCAGTTCAAGCCCAAAGACGGGGCCGGGGCCGGCACCGTTCCGGACGCCCACGATCCGGAGAAAAAGAACGACCCCTTTATGCTCGTTACGGACCTCGCCCTCCGGATGGACCCGGATTACGAGAAGATATCCCGCCACTTCCTCGAAAACCCCGAGGAATTCAAGGAAGCTTACCAGAAGGCCTGGTTTAAGCTGACCCACCGGGATATGGGCCCTAAATCCCGCTACCTCGGACCCGAGGTACCCGAAGAAGACCTGATCTGGCAGGATCCGATCCCTGCCGCGGACTTCGACCTGATCGACCAGCAGGATATCGAATCCCTGAAGGCAGAGATCCTGGATTCGGGCCTTACGGTTTCCCAACTCGTCGGGGCCGCCTGGGCGTCGGCTTCCACTTTCCGCGGTTCGGACAAACGCGGGGGCGCCAATGGCGGCCGGGTGCGTCTGGAGCCTCAGGTACAATGGGAAGTAAACAACCCGGTACAATTGGGCAAAGTGCTGGACGGCCTGACAAAGATCCAGAAAGCATTCAACGACTCCCAGAGCGGTAATAAACAAGTTTCCATGGCGGACCTGATTGTTCTGGGTGGGTGTGCTGCGGTGGAGAAAGCGGCCAAAGATGCCGGACACGATATCCGCGTACCCTTTACCCCGGGACGGACAGATGCCACCCAGGAAATGACCGATGTGGAGGCATTTGACCACCTGCGGCCCGTAGCAGACGGGTTCCGGAACTACCAGCAGCAGAAATTCTCGGCACGCACCGAAGAGCTGCTCGTGGACAAGGCCCAGCTCCTGACGCTCACCGCGCCGGAAATGACCGTGCTGGTTGGTGGTATGCGGGCCCTGAATGCCAACTACAACGGCTCCAAGCACGGCGTATTTACCGAACGTCCTGAGGTGCTGACCAATGATTTCTTTGTCAACCTCCTGGATATGCGCACCACCTGGAAAGCGGTTTCAGAAGACGAGGAGTTTTTTGAAGGCAGGGACCGGAAATCCGGCAATGTCAAATGGACTGCAACCCGTGCCGACCTCATCTTTGGTTCCAACACGGAATTGCGGGCGATTGCCGAGGTGTACGCCTGCAGCGATTCCGGCGAGAAATTTGTCAGGGATTTCGTGAAGGCCTGGGACAAGGTGATGAACCTGGACCGGTTTGAACTGGCCTGA